In a single window of the Candidatus Dependentiae bacterium genome:
- the rpoB gene encoding DNA-directed RNA polymerase subunit beta, protein MSHFRRGKGVLRRSFGKIKDVVSLPNLIEVQSKSFNDFVQLDFLPSERKSVGLEKILKDIFPIEHEDSISLEYVSYELGDWACSCGQLTGLANRYHWSCSNCKKSGYDRLNSLNECPNCKEKTANYVPCKKCLSRVSVALSTTADECRYSGKTYSLPLKIKVQLVSWDKDPKTEKKIVKDIKEQEVFFGDLPMMVDIYEGDHKRLYLGSCGTFLINGVDRVIVSQIHRSPGVVFVLSKKSKDFRGNPYHMARIIPARGSWLDFEFDHNDILYVKIDKKRKILVTTFLQALGVERNDILPLFYSFENLYVENGEFLKKVDSTIVGQRLEAGVLPKNVEKDFIIGKRISTEDLKKLQKHKIQSFSIRKSSLLNRVVGEDIVNPNTGEVIVEQGRALTEELLTELAFHDGLSIKVIQSSGYVFQPTIATTLAEDDIFSKEDSVKEIYYKLRPGDSAEPAVMEEYIKNLFFNARFYDLSKLGRIRTNRKLGLSVDENISTLTMEDVIATLRYLVNLKERGEGDLDDIDHLGNRCVRLVGELLQSQMYIGYARIEKIVKERFRLQEHNAVLMPYDFLNVKPLAAVLKEFFGTGQLSQFMDQTNPLSEIAHKRRLSAFGPGGITRERATFEVRDVHTSHYGRICPIETPEGQNIGLISSLATYARVNELGFIETTYRPVENKEVKEEVIYMDAFNEQDEIIAQATVKTDKKGHMLEDKVLARKNGNIIEVDSSQVSYVDASPKQLVSVPTSLIPFLEHDDANRALMGSNMQRQAVPLIKCQPPIVGTGMERELGALEGAVITTRHPGIVKYVTADTIIITRDKESYNPDEWFSNPLDVYSLKKYARSNHCTWIHQTPIVKVGDIVKKGDVLTNGAAVANGELALGSNVLVAFMPWQGYNFEDAIVLSKRLVSEDVFSSVHVEEFTVEARDTKLGPEEITCDIPNVSEKALESLDEDGIVKIGTRVKPGGILVGKVTLKGDIQYSPEEKLLRAIFGEKSREVRDTSLRVPPGIEGTVINVKVFSRSGARKDKRYKRIVELETEKVEKIFAQHISVLSEEAKNKIISMLDGKKSNKKLEKYATSGSFDKKKLSSLTLDELFALEISDEKVLSVIKDLKEIIKNQTLVLMSQKELQISRLKKGDDLPSGVIKMIRVYIAMRRPVSVGDKMAGRHGNKGVVSRIVDIEDMPYMEDGTPVDIVLNPLGVPSRMNIGQILETILGMAGKVLGKKLSSMIEEKSYEEVKSYVANWYGENLIKDIEKKYGKESIYDIARESAQLGMAVTTPIFDGADFNKDIQPLLKEANLSDQGICTLYDGRTGDAFDQPVTVGFIYMMKLNHLADDKLHARSVGPYSLITQQPLGGKAQFGGQRLGEMEVWALFGYGAAYTLQEMLTVKSDDVNGRVKVYESIVRGEDIPEPGIPESFNVLVKELQSLALQVDLFKASKEQIGE, encoded by the coding sequence ATGTCTCATTTTCGAAGAGGTAAAGGCGTTCTTAGAAGGTCTTTTGGAAAAATAAAAGATGTTGTTTCTTTGCCGAACTTAATAGAAGTTCAATCAAAATCATTTAATGATTTTGTGCAGTTAGATTTTTTGCCATCAGAAAGGAAGTCTGTTGGGCTTGAAAAGATATTAAAAGATATTTTTCCAATAGAACACGAGGATTCTATTTCTTTAGAATATGTAAGTTATGAACTAGGTGATTGGGCCTGTTCTTGTGGTCAATTGACTGGGCTTGCAAATCGATATCATTGGAGTTGCTCGAATTGTAAAAAAAGTGGTTATGATAGATTAAACTCTTTAAATGAGTGTCCTAATTGTAAAGAAAAAACAGCAAATTATGTTCCTTGTAAAAAATGTTTATCAAGAGTTTCTGTTGCTTTATCTACAACTGCTGATGAATGTCGATATAGCGGTAAAACTTATTCATTGCCTTTAAAAATAAAAGTACAGCTTGTTTCTTGGGATAAAGATCCTAAAACAGAAAAGAAAATTGTTAAAGATATTAAAGAGCAAGAAGTTTTCTTTGGCGATTTGCCAATGATGGTTGATATTTACGAAGGTGATCACAAAAGGCTTTATTTGGGAAGTTGCGGAACCTTTTTAATAAATGGTGTTGATAGAGTAATAGTTAGCCAAATTCATAGATCTCCCGGAGTTGTTTTTGTTTTAAGCAAAAAATCAAAAGATTTCCGAGGCAATCCTTATCATATGGCAAGAATTATTCCCGCAAGAGGTTCTTGGCTTGATTTCGAATTTGATCACAATGATATTCTTTACGTAAAAATCGATAAAAAAAGAAAAATATTAGTTACAACATTTTTACAGGCTTTGGGAGTTGAAAGAAACGACATTCTTCCTTTATTCTATTCTTTTGAAAACCTATACGTTGAAAATGGCGAGTTTTTGAAAAAGGTTGATAGCACCATTGTTGGACAAAGATTAGAAGCGGGAGTTTTACCAAAAAATGTTGAAAAAGACTTTATTATTGGTAAAAGAATTTCTACTGAAGATTTGAAAAAACTTCAAAAACATAAAATTCAATCATTCTCTATTCGTAAATCAAGTTTGCTAAATCGTGTTGTTGGAGAAGATATAGTTAATCCTAACACCGGTGAAGTAATAGTTGAACAGGGGAGAGCTTTAACGGAGGAATTGTTAACGGAATTGGCTTTTCATGATGGTTTAAGCATAAAAGTTATTCAATCTTCTGGTTACGTTTTCCAACCAACGATAGCTACAACACTTGCGGAAGACGATATTTTTAGTAAAGAAGATTCCGTCAAAGAAATTTACTACAAGCTTCGTCCTGGCGATTCTGCCGAACCTGCTGTCATGGAAGAATATATAAAGAATTTATTTTTCAATGCAAGATTTTATGATTTAAGTAAGCTTGGACGAATTAGAACTAATCGAAAATTAGGTCTTTCTGTAGACGAAAATATTTCAACTTTGACAATGGAAGATGTCATTGCCACTCTTAGATATCTTGTTAATTTGAAAGAGCGTGGCGAGGGCGACCTGGATGATATTGATCATCTTGGTAATCGTTGTGTCAGACTTGTTGGTGAATTGCTTCAAAGTCAGATGTATATTGGTTATGCTCGAATTGAAAAAATTGTTAAGGAAAGATTTAGATTACAAGAACATAATGCAGTATTAATGCCTTATGATTTTTTAAATGTAAAGCCTTTAGCAGCTGTTTTAAAAGAGTTCTTTGGTACAGGTCAGCTTTCACAGTTTATGGATCAAACAAATCCTCTTTCTGAGATTGCTCATAAGCGACGATTGTCTGCTTTCGGTCCTGGTGGTATTACAAGAGAGCGTGCAACATTTGAAGTTCGAGACGTTCATACTTCTCACTATGGTAGAATTTGTCCTATAGAAACTCCAGAAGGTCAAAATATTGGTCTTATTTCTTCTCTTGCTACTTATGCTCGAGTCAATGAGTTAGGTTTCATCGAAACAACTTATAGACCTGTTGAAAATAAAGAGGTAAAAGAAGAAGTCATTTATATGGATGCATTTAATGAGCAAGATGAAATTATTGCTCAAGCAACCGTAAAAACTGATAAAAAAGGCCATATGCTGGAAGACAAAGTTCTTGCTAGAAAAAATGGTAATATTATCGAAGTTGACTCTTCACAAGTAAGTTATGTTGACGCATCTCCAAAACAGCTAGTTTCTGTACCTACATCACTTATTCCATTTTTGGAACACGATGATGCTAACCGAGCTCTTATGGGTTCTAATATGCAACGTCAAGCTGTTCCTTTGATTAAATGCCAGCCTCCTATTGTTGGAACTGGAATGGAACGCGAGTTGGGAGCTCTTGAAGGTGCTGTTATAACAACTAGACATCCTGGAATTGTAAAATATGTAACAGCGGATACGATAATAATTACTCGAGATAAAGAGTCTTATAATCCAGATGAATGGTTCTCGAATCCTCTAGATGTTTATTCCTTAAAAAAATATGCAAGATCTAATCACTGTACTTGGATACATCAAACTCCTATAGTAAAAGTTGGTGACATTGTTAAAAAAGGCGATGTTTTAACTAATGGTGCAGCTGTAGCTAACGGTGAACTTGCTTTAGGTTCAAATGTTTTAGTTGCGTTTATGCCATGGCAAGGTTACAACTTTGAAGATGCTATTGTTTTGAGTAAAAGATTAGTTTCTGAGGATGTTTTTTCATCTGTTCACGTAGAAGAATTTACAGTTGAAGCTAGAGATACCAAGCTTGGACCTGAAGAAATTACTTGCGATATTCCAAATGTTAGCGAAAAAGCTCTTGAATCACTTGATGAAGATGGAATCGTAAAAATAGGTACAAGAGTAAAGCCAGGAGGAATTTTAGTTGGAAAAGTTACTTTAAAAGGTGATATTCAATATTCCCCAGAAGAAAAGCTTCTTAGAGCAATATTTGGTGAAAAATCTAGAGAGGTAAGAGATACTTCTCTAAGAGTTCCACCTGGAATAGAAGGTACAGTTATAAATGTAAAAGTATTTTCTAGAAGTGGTGCCAGAAAAGATAAAAGATATAAAAGAATTGTTGAACTAGAAACTGAAAAAGTAGAGAAAATATTCGCACAACATATTTCAGTTTTGAGCGAAGAAGCTAAAAACAAGATTATATCGATGCTTGATGGTAAAAAATCTAATAAAAAACTTGAAAAATATGCAACAAGTGGTTCTTTCGATAAGAAAAAATTGTCGTCATTAACATTAGACGAATTGTTTGCTTTAGAAATTTCTGATGAAAAAGTTTTGTCAGTAATTAAAGATCTAAAAGAGATTATAAAAAACCAAACATTAGTTTTGATGTCTCAAAAAGAATTGCAAATTAGCAGATTAAAAAAGGGAGACGATCTTCCTTCCGGTGTTATTAAGATGATTCGTGTTTATATTGCTATGAGACGTCCTGTTTCTGTTGGCGATAAAATGGCAGGAAGACACGGAAACAAGGGAGTTGTTTCTCGAATCGTTGATATTGAAGATATGCCTTACATGGAAGATGGTACCCCTGTTGATATAGTTTTAAATCCATTGGGTGTTCCTAGTCGTATGAATATTGGTCAGATATTAGAAACTATTCTAGGTATGGCAGGAAAAGTTTTAGGAAAAAAATTATCTTCAATGATCGAAGAAAAATCATACGAAGAAGTAAAATCATATGTTGCTAATTGGTATGGAGAAAATCTGATCAAAGATATTGAAAAAAAATATGGTAAAGAGTCCATATATGATATAGCAAGAGAATCAGCTCAGCTTGGAATGGCGGTAACAACGCCTATTTTTGATGGAGCTGATTTCAACAAAGATATTCAACCTTTGCTTAAAGAGGCAAATCTTTCAGATCAAGGTATTTGTACATTGTATGATGGAAGAACGGGAGATGCTTTTGATCAGCCAGTAACAGTTGGTTTTATTTATATGATGAAACTTAATCACTTAGCTGATGACAAATTGCATGCACGATCCGTTGGACCTTATTCCTTGATTACTCAGCAGCCTTTAGGAGGTAAAGCTCAATTCGGAGGTCAAAGGCTCGGAGAAATGGAAGTTTGGGCATTGTTTGGTTATGGTGCAGCTTATACATTGCAAGAAATGTTGACTGTAAAATCTGATGATGTAAATGGACGTGTTAAAGTTTATGAATCTATTGTTCGTGGTGAAGATATTCCTGAACCAGGAATTCCAGAGTCATTTAATGTTCTTGTAAAAGAACTACAGAGTTTGGCATTGCAGGTAGATTTATTTAAGGCAAGCAAGGAGCAAATAGGTGAATAA
- a CDS encoding 50S ribosomal protein L7/L12 has protein sequence MSSKVNQIFDDICKLSMVEVFDLVKKIEEEFNVSAAAPAAAAQSAAPVAASADAEKVEFKVILKDAGAEKIKVIKALRSVLSALGLKEAKDLAEGAPCIVKEASPKEEAHKLKEALEAAGAKVELS, from the coding sequence ATGTCATCTAAGGTTAATCAAATATTTGATGATATTTGCAAACTATCTATGGTAGAAGTTTTTGATCTTGTAAAAAAGATCGAAGAAGAATTTAATGTATCCGCAGCGGCTCCGGCTGCAGCTGCTCAATCAGCAGCTCCAGTTGCAGCATCCGCAGATGCAGAAAAAGTAGAATTTAAAGTTATTTTAAAAGATGCCGGAGCTGAAAAAATTAAAGTAATTAAAGCTTTAAGAAGCGTTCTTTCAGCTTTAGGTCTTAAAGAGGCTAAAGATTTAGCAGAAGGCGCACCTTGCATTGTCAAGGAAGCTTCTCCTAAAGAAGAAGCTCATAAGCTTAAAGAAGCTTTAGAAGCTGCCGGTGCAAAAGTAGAATTATCTTAA
- the rplJ gene encoding 50S ribosomal protein L10: MNRQQKQAAVGDFKEKLQHSKAVFIVDYKGLTVSQLQDLRKKLRATNSSFKITKARLMKIASEGCVNSDDFRSDLKGQIGLVFAQEDVPPVAGSIVNFAKDNESLRVIAGIFEDKFISKQEINFLAALPAKDVLYARLAGVLISPMAKLAYVLKAVAEKNEAKES, from the coding sequence ATGAATCGTCAACAAAAACAGGCAGCAGTTGGAGATTTTAAAGAAAAATTGCAGCACTCTAAAGCTGTTTTTATAGTTGATTATAAAGGATTAACGGTTTCTCAGTTGCAAGATTTGAGAAAAAAATTGAGAGCGACTAATAGTTCTTTTAAAATTACAAAAGCTCGCTTAATGAAAATTGCTTCTGAAGGCTGTGTAAATTCTGATGATTTTCGCAGTGATTTGAAGGGGCAAATAGGTTTAGTTTTTGCGCAGGAAGATGTTCCGCCGGTTGCGGGAAGCATTGTTAATTTTGCAAAAGACAATGAATCGTTAAGGGTAATAGCTGGAATTTTTGAAGATAAGTTTATTTCTAAACAAGAAATAAACTTTTTAGCAGCATTACCTGCAAAAGATGTTTTATATGCAAGATTAGCTGGTGTTTTAATTTCTCCAATGGCAAAACTTGCTTATGTTCTGAAAGCTGTTGCTGAGAAAAATGAAGCTAAAGAAAGCTGA